Genomic DNA from Candidatus Obscuribacterales bacterium:
TGGGTATCGGAAGCACCCACCCGGGCTGATGCCCGCCAATGTTTGGGGCTCTCTGCGGATCAACGGGCGATCGCTCTTTTGCCCGCCTCCCGACGCCAAGAAATGCGATACCTGATGCCGGTGATGTTTGCCGCTGCCCGCCGCATCCAAGACCAAGTACCCGATGTCCACTTTTGGATACCTGCCTCCCTAGCTGCCTATCGTCCGGCCCTTGAGCAAGCGGTTCAAACCTATGGCCTTCATGCCACGGTCCTAGACGGCCAAGCCCACGATGCGATCGCCGCTGCGGATGTAGTCATTGGTAAGTCTGGCACCGTGAACCTAGAAACGGCCCTGATGAACGTGCCCCAAGTGGTACTCTATCGCGTCCATCCGCTCACCGCCTGGATTGCCCGCCACCTGCTGCATTTTTCTATTCCCTTCATGTCGCCGACCAACCTCGCGGTGATGAAACCCGTGGTGCCAGAATTTTTGCAAGACGCCGCCACCCCCCAAGCGATCGCCCAAGCTACCCTAGACCTTCTGCTCAACCCCGAACGACGACAGCAGATGCAGGCAGACTACCACCAGGTTCGCCAAGCTCTAGGGCAACCCGGCGTCAGCGATCGCGTCGCCCAAGCCATTTTTACCCAAGTGAAACCCTAGGCGGGTTCAAGTACCGGTCTACCTATCTGTTCTGTAAGTTCTCTTTCAGCACCGCCGTTAGGCGATCGCTCTCGTCCCAGGTCAACCCATGAGGGGTCACCGTTTCAGTGTTTAGCATGGCCATCAAGGGCTCA
This window encodes:
- the lpxB gene encoding lipid-A-disaccharide synthase gives rise to the protein MRLQDADEPSRPIRIFISTGEVSGDLQGSRLVQALLRQAKVMNQPLEILALGGDRMAAAGATLIEHTSAIGSVGILEAIPFLFSGLKIQHRVRAQLTATPPDVVVLIDYFGVNLGVGHAVQRHFPQVPMLYYIAPQEWVWSLSPRNTQRIIGLSDRILAIFKAEADYYQRHGAAVSWMGHPLLDWVSEAPTRADARQCLGLSADQRAIALLPASRRQEMRYLMPVMFAAARRIQDQVPDVHFWIPASLAAYRPALEQAVQTYGLHATVLDGQAHDAIAAADVVIGKSGTVNLETALMNVPQVVLYRVHPLTAWIARHLLHFSIPFMSPTNLAVMKPVVPEFLQDAATPQAIAQATLDLLLNPERRQQMQADYHQVRQALGQPGVSDRVAQAIFTQVKP